Proteins from a genomic interval of Yarrowia lipolytica chromosome 1E, complete sequence:
- a CDS encoding uncharacterized protein (Compare to YALI0E28226g, similar to uniprot|P20053 Saccharomyces cerevisiae YPR178w PRP4 U4/U6 snRNP 52 KD protein), translated as MELVDLESIKTTVDSSSVREEAVAARQLLEKQRRADILKKLHVPTDDKDVRAKLRSLNEPITLFAEDKADRRTRLGQLMVDEFDREGLQDEESDSDVSMDDDEFFTPGSEELLDARRQITNDSILRARDRLTTQKQQSELSLVETVNLRRDKMAPIEQYQLLGSQFVSTRPAGAVAFGSDSILAASSWNGEIKLMDVPNLNTKAVLRGHVDKVSALKWARNILLSGCGEGKLLFWDSSTEGNEHTAYRTVSEAHKGRIAGLDVHPSGQWAATASYDYTWALWDIESGTKLLSQEGHSKGVHSVAFHPDGALVASAGLDAVGRVWDMRSGRSIQTLEGHIREIYSLGWSGNGFYLASGSADGSVRIWDLRAQKCSHTIPAHTKIVSSVQFDKSGSFLASTGYDGDFNIWNADSWTLAKRWKTQDRIMGMDLGPGNEYFATCGWDRTVKLWCKE; from the coding sequence atggAACTTGTGGATCTGGAGTCGATCAAGACGACGGTGGACTCTTCTTCAGTTCGGGAAGAGGCCGTTGCGGCCCGTCAGCTGTTGGAAAAACAACGTCGAGCTGATATTCTCAAAAAACTGCATGTTCCTACAGACGATAAGGATGTTAGAGCGAAACTACGATCGTTGAATGAGCCCATTACTCTTTTCGCAGAAGACAAAGCTGATCGACGGACCCGTCTGGGTCAGCTAATGGTGGACGAGTTTGATCGGGAAGGTCTGCAGGACGAAGAGAGCGATTCTGACGTTTCtatggacgacgacgagttttTTACGCCAGGAAGTGAAGAGTTGCTTGATGCAAGGAGGCAGATAACAAACGACAGTATCTTGAGAGCAAGGGACCGACTCACGACACAAAAGCAACAGTCGGAATTGTCCCTGGTGGAGACAGTTAACCTACGACGAGATAAGATGGCCCCTATAGAGCAGTATCAGCTTCTGGGATCACAGTTCGTTTCCACACGTCCAGCAGGGGCCGTGGCTTTTGGAAGCGACTCTATACTGGCTGCATCATCGTGGAACGGCGAGATCAAGCTAATGGATGTACCGAATCTGAATACCAAGGCTGTGTTGAGAGGGCACGTGGATAAAGTAAGTGCTTTGAAATGGGCACGTAATATCTTGCTGAGTGGATGTGGAGAGGGAAAGCTGCTGTTCTGGGATTCCAGCACAGAAGGCAACGAACATACTGCATACAGAACGGTGTCTGAAGCCCACAAGGGCCGTATCGCAGGTCTAGACGTTCATCCAAGCGGGCAGTGGGCTGCTACCGCGTCCTATGACTACACCTGGGCTCTGTGGGACATTGAGAGCGGTACCAAGCTGTtgtctcaagaaggacactCTAAGGGTGTCCACTCTGTGGCCTTCCACCCGGATGGAGCTCTAGTAGCCTCTGCTGGCTTGGATGCAGTAGGCAGAGTGTGGGATATGCGATCTGGACGAAGTATTCAGACTCTGGAAGGCCATATCCGAGAGATATACAGTCTGGGATGGTCTGGTAACGGGTTCTATCTTGcatctggatctgctgacGGATCTGTCAGAATATGGGATCTGCGTGCTCAAAAATGTTCCCACACAATCCCTGCACATACAAAGATTGTGTCGAGTGTTCAGTTTGACAAGTCGGGCTCATTTCTCGCATCTACGGGATACGATGGCGACTTTAACATCTGGAATGCCGATTCGTGGACCCTGGCTAAAAGGTGGAAGACGCAAGACCGAATCATGGGCATGGATTTGGGACCTGGAAACGAGTACTTCGCCACCTGTGGCTGGGATCGAACAGTGAAGTTGTGGTGCAAGGAGTAG
- a CDS encoding uncharacterized protein (Compare to YALI0E28270g, similar to uniprot|P32331 Saccharomyces cerevisiae YPR058w YMC1 mitochondrial carrier protein (MCF)), with the protein MSDDSITRKLKDITAGFVGGAAQVLIGQPFDLVKVRIQTGQYKTPLEAFTKTLATEGPLAFYRGTSGPLFGVGACVSIQFYTFHEAKRFFLRLDGKKSDNVFDLTYPQIYLSGASAGVVNTIVASPIEQLRILAQTTKSTTHQGVIGMFNQVYGHYGLKGIYRGVGVTLLREAQGYGMWFLSFEFLIKQVCERTHTERKNLPAWQLLSCGALAGQVLWLSCYPLDVIKSKVQSDSFTHPKYKGALDALRQTLKTDGVAGLFRGLSPTLLRAIPASAGTFAAVEMTMRLLG; encoded by the coding sequence ATGTCGGATGACTCAATCACTCGCAAACTGAAAGACATCACAGCAGGCTttgttggaggagcagcCCAGGTGCTGATCGGGCAGCCGTTTGATCTGGTCAAGGTGCGTATCCAAACTGGTCAATACAAGACTCCTCTCGAAGCATTTACCAAAACTTTGGCTACGGAAGGGCCACTCGCGTTTTACAGAGGTACCAGTGGACCTCtttttggagttggagCGTGTGTATCGATTCAATTCTACACTTTCCACGAGGCCAAGCGGTTCTTTCTGCGCCTGGATGGTAAGAAGTCCGACAATGTCTTCGATCTGACCTATCCTCAGATCTATCTGTCCGGAGCCTCTGCTGGTGTGGTGAACACCATTGTGGCTTCTCCCATTGAGCAGTTGCGTATTTTGGCACAAACCACCAAGTCCACTACGCATCAGGGCGTCATTGGCATGTTCAATCAGGTATATGGACACTATGGGCTCAAGGGTATCTATagaggagttggagtgaCCCTTTTGCGGGAGGCCCAGGGATACGGAATGTGGTTTTTGTCGTTCGAGTTCCTTATAAAGCAAGTTTGTGAGCGAACCCACACCGAGAGAAAGAACCTGCCTGCTTGGCAGCTGCTTTCTTGTGGTGCCCTGGCTGGCCAAGTTCTGTGGCTGTCTTGTTACCCTCTGGATGTTATCAAGTCCAAGGTCCAGAGCGACTCGTTCACCCATCCCAAGTACAAGGGAGCTCTAGATGCGCTGAGACAGACTCTGAAGACAGACGGAGTTGCTGGCCTGTTCAGAGGACTATCTCCCACACTTCTGCGAGCTATTCCTGCTTCAGCTGGTACTTTTGCCGCTGTTGAGATGACCATGCGGCTCCTGGGTTAG
- a CDS encoding uncharacterized protein (Compare to YALI0E28314g, no similarity), which produces MDSDYGIQSILSDDEQDAWDEIDAPFLERPSSSGLVMPAISSDGSVVSSREIMSKGDGFLNGDFPMPKFAQLWNKSGCLCIEPLCGCDKVREKVEAHLGNMTEKQRGYVVVFEVEPEAAQLAKMAVLRNWKGDEKVFMFLDTKFELSKKMRDGINEVERVELVVLGGEEKKADGDITIDAKPAHGTKRMSADAVSSFLKILFSIGIVFVLFNPQKQTSPSFSASNTTFYGPPQPVTPFKYEIPDSMIFPSCYYLDKPEVHVTAPSHQNSLSIETVFNFLSEGFQRLWNGILSIPSLLSRLLGLDKDVFETNSERTLRKIGLDMDLLVELMDEILEEQTEQSLHDALYVWNKMGSDIAEPLKRLKYDEKTTSANFLSIIKLERRLKVVGEKLATTKREVSAMRDREKGGAREKARGGEIARPREKINSHPIVGARENPDVLNMSPLPTDYMNRMEYRDRQGHGRRGRKRERERGGPRRS; this is translated from the coding sequence ATGGATAGCGACTACGGAATCCAGTCAATTTTGTCGGACGACGAGCAAGACGCCTGGGACGAAATTGACGCTCCTTTTCTCGAGCGGCCCAGCTCCTCCGGTCTGGTGATGCCTGCGATTTCCTCCGACGGCTCCGTAGTGTCTAGTCGAGAGATAATGAGCAAGGGAGACGGCTTTCTGAACGGTGATTTCCCAATGCCAAAATTTGCGCAGTTATGGAACAAATCCGGGTGTTTGTGTATAGAGCCGCTCTGTGGTTGTGACAAGGTGAGGGAAAAGGTGGAGGCTCATCTTGGCAATATGACTGAGAAGCAGAGGGGATACGTGGTTGTCTTCGAGGTCGAGCCTGAAGCTGCccagctggccaagatgGCAGTGTTAAGGAACTGGAAAGGAGACGAGAAAGTCTTCATGTTTTTGGATACCAAATTCGAGCTTTCCAAGAAGATGCGAGATGGTATTAATGAGGTGGAAAGAGTGGAACTGGTTGTTTTGGGtggtgaagagaagaaggcagaTGGTGATATTACCATTGATGCGAAACCGGCACATGGTACAAAGAGAATGAGCGCCGACGCAGTATCCTCCTTCCTCAAAATTCTCTTTTCTATTGGGATTGTGTTCGTTCTGTTCAACCCTCAGAAGCAAACCAGTCCCTCTTTCTCAGCCTCCAATACCACCTTCTATGGTCCTCCGCAGCCTGTGACCCCGTTTAAGTATGAGATTCCAGACTCCATGATATTTCCATCTTGCTATTACTTGGACAAGCCAGAGGTCCACGTCACCGCTCCTTCCCATCAGAACAGTTTAAGCATAGAAACAGTCTTCAACTTTCTTTCTGAGGGCTTTCAGCGACTATGGAACGGTATCCTGAGCATACCGTCTTTGCTGAGTCGACTTTTGGGACTTGATAAAGATGTGTTTGAGACCAACAGTGAACGAACGTTGAGGAAGATTGGGCTCGACATGGATCTATTGGTTGAACTAATGGACGAAATTCTTGAGGAGCAGACTGAGCAATCTCTTCACGATGCCCTCTATGTCTGGAACAAGATGGGCTCCGACATAGCTGAGCCCCTCAAGCGCCTGAAGTacgacgagaagacaaCTTCTGCCAACTTTCTGTCAATCATAAAGCTTGAGAGGAGATTGAAGGTAGTAGGGGAGAAGCTGGCTACAACTAAGAGAGAGGTTAGTGCAATGAGAGATCGTGAGAAGGGAGGGGCACGAGAGAAAGCAAGAGGAGGTGAGATTGCTCGTCCACGTGAGAAGATCAATTCTCATCCGATTGTTGGCGCACGTGAAAATCCTGATGTTCTAAATATGTCTCCATTACCCACTGACTACATGAACCGAATGGAATACCGCGACCGACAGGGCCATGGGCGACGAGGaaggaagagagagagagagaggggaGGACCGAGGCGCTCATAG
- a CDS encoding uncharacterized protein (Compare to YALI0E28237g, similar to Saccharomyces cerevisiae DPL1 (YDR294C); ancestral locus Anc_5.310, similar to uniprot|Q05567 Saccharomyces cerevisiae YDR294C): protein MPGTQIFGTLPAEGMTNTEVITEMSKYHDMKRTFWEKGRVSGAVYHGGKELTDLQSEAFSQFTVANQLHPDVFPGVRKMESEVVAMVLALFHGPEGSCGTSTSGGTESLLLTSLAAKMKAYNERGVTHPEIIAPITVHAGFDKAAYYFGMKLRHAPVDPKTMKVDLKAVRRMVTRNTVLLVGSAPNFPHGIIDDIEGLSDIALKHKIPLHVDACLGSFIVPYLERAGFDKILFDFRVPGVTSISCDTHKYGFAPKGSSIIMYRTPELRHYQYFVAPDWTGGIYGSPTLAGSRPGAIMVGCWATMLSVGDNGYLESCKEIVGAARKFRKAVDEEIPDLQIIGDPRASVIAFGSDSVNIYDLSDAMSKKGWHLSTLQNPPAAHVAFTKPAVAAVDDLVSDLKSCIIEMKKAGNTKVEDGTAAFYGVAGSIKTAGVADRLVCGFLDGLYKL from the coding sequence ATGCCCGGCACCCAAATCTTTGGGACTCTCCCTGCTGAAGGTATGACCAACACAGAGGTCATCACTGAGATGTCTAAGTACCACGATATGAAGCGAACCTTCTGGGAAAAGGGTCGTGTAAGTGGAGCTGTCTACCACGGAGGTAAGGAGCTCACAGACCTGCAATCCGAGGCATTCTCCCAGTTCACAGTGGCGAACCAGCTTCATCCCGATGTCTTCCCGGGTGTCCGAAAGATGGAGTCTGAGGTTGTTGCTatggttctggctctttTCCATGGCCCTGAGGGCTCTTGCGGAACCTCTACATCTGGAGGTACCGAGTCTCTCCTGCTGACTTCTCTGGCCGCCAAGATGAAGGCCTACAACGAGCGAGGCGTCACACATCCCGAGATTATTGCTCCTATCACTGTGCATGCCGGCTTTGACAAGGCTGCCTACTACTTTGGAATGAAGCTGCGACATGCCCCCGTCGATCCGAAGACTATGAAGGTTGATCTGAAGGCTGTGCGACGAATGGTTACCAGAAACACCGTTCTGCTAGTCGGATCTGCCCCCAACTTCCCCCATGGTATTATCGATGACATCGAGGGCCTCTCTGATATCGCTCTCAAGCACAAAATCCCCCTGCATGTGGATGCTTGTCTGGGCTCCTTTATCGTCCCTTACCTTGAGAGAGCTGGCTTCGACAAGATCCTGTTCGATTTTCGAGTCCCTGGTGTCACTTCCATCTCATGTGACACCCACAAGTACGGATTTGCCCCCAAGGGATCTTCTATCATCATGTACAGAACACCCGAGCTTCGACATTACCAGTACTTTGTTGCACCCGACTGGACCGGAGGTATCTACGGCTCTCCCACTCTTGCTGGCTCTCGTCCTGGAGCCATCATGGTCGGATGCTGGGCCACCATGCTATCTGTCGGAGACAACGGATACTTGGAGTCTTGTAAGGAGATTGTCGGAGCTGCCCGAAAGTTTCGAAAAGctgtggacgaggagattcCTGACCTCCAGATCATTGGAGATCCTCGAGCATCTGTTATCGCCTTCGGTTCTGACTCTGTCAACATCTACGATCTATCTGATGCCATGAGCAAGAAGGGATGGCACTTGTCGACTCTGCAGAACCCCCCAGCTGCCCACGTAGCGTTCACCAAGCctgctgtggctgctgtAGACGATCTGGTTTCTGATCTCAAGAGCTGCATTATCGAAATGAAGAAGGCCGGCAATaccaaggtggaggatgGAACGGCTGCTTTCTACGGTGTGGCTGGTTCCATCAAGACCGCTGGAGTTGCTGACCGGCTTGTGTGCGGTTTCCTTGATGGTCTATACAAGCTATAG
- a CDS encoding uncharacterized protein (Compare to YALI0E28204g, similar to uniprot|Q06623 Saccharomyces cerevisiae YPR179c PLO1, similar to Saccharomyces cerevisiae HDA2 (YDR295C); ancestral locus Anc_5.311) translates to MDIGKILDVTPEPILSTDAVINAASDNRSMDYCLPVQMAEFQRELTDQVVNLHYSDILRFYDTISPTQNQSCAPSDWADSLGAMYQDSLLVATHPYLLVDHYMPRSLLLKEIPDKLARTSAKFAVLGDIVSLLENKQYNVALIARSGKTLDLVEAFLHGKPVSFERHTGPYLREPSAKQRAHKTTIHVMSSSLLESSYNGDHRFDLVIAFDSTFNPAEVHVEALRMHKRNIPAPVLRLVSNLSAEHVAYSFGLTANPDRVFTEEVIAALVVLRDKSGTIPAEMKSLYLQQLQPLAYWFADLSLPWPLPDLAPISGYSKLDVETSMASSYHRRSAIPGTANDPTDNSSQPSKRYKLDPISADHFAPPHDYAHGRWTGLTQGLLEQYNSLVGRERQLVSEIESHRKLATTQQLKMESQQDEIARQVRQHASFEETIGKLERKIERGESDAVRKEEAVVRLQDEVASLKAILASGEDADIKTKQQEEIQALKTSLQKANATADARSNENDYMRSEYQKASESASEALAKVGLLTTELAEANQRADGEFSALRKLTFDEEREIRDSEIAELKVKVENLEEQLKRQSEAAPKTSRARYGVRSSSVPRRALSPADGPNTQSE, encoded by the coding sequence ATGGACATTGGAAAAATTCTGGACGTGACGCCGGAGCCGATTCTCTCGACAGATGCGGTGATCAACGCTGCTTCCGACAACCGCAGCATGGATTACTGTCTGCCAGTCCAGATGGCCGAGTTCCAACGAGAACTGACGGACCAGGTGGTCAACCTGCATTATTCTGACATTCTGCGGTTCTACGACACAATCAGTCCGACACAAAATCAGTCGTGCGCACCCTCTGATTGGGCCGATTCTCTGGGAGCCATGTATCAGGACTCGTTACTGGTTGCAACCCATCCGTACCTGCTGGTGGACCACTACATGCCCCGGAGCCTGTTGCTGAAAGAAATCCCCGACAAGCTGGCGCGTACCAGTGCCAAGTTCGCCGTGCTAGGCGACATTGTGTCACTGCTGGAAAACAAGCAATACAATGTGGCTCTGATAGCGCGGTCAGGAAAGACGTTGGATTTGGTGGAGGCATTTCTGCACGGCAAGCCTGTTTCTTTCGAGAGACATACAGGCCCATATCTGAGAGAGCCGTCGGCCAAGCAGCGAGCACACAAAACGACCATTCATGtcatgtcgtcgtcgctgctggagagtAGTTACAATGGCGATCATCGTTTTGATCTGGTGATTGCCTTCGACAGCACGTTCAACCCAGCAGAGGTGCATGTGGAGGCTCTACGGATGCACAAGAGGAACATTCCCGCTCCCGTGTTGCGTCTGGTATCAAACCTCTCTGCTGAGCATGTCGCATACAGCTTTGGACTCACTGCTAACCCCGATAGAGTGTTTACGGAAGAGGTGATTGCAGCTCTAGTGGTGCTGAGAGACAAATCTGGAACAATCCCCGCTGAGATGAAGTCGTTGTacctgcagcagcttcagccATTGGCCTACTGGTTTGCCGATTTGTCTCTTCCTTGGCCACTTCCCGATCTAGCACCCATTTCCGGGTACTCCAAATTGGACGTGGAGACCTCAATGGCCTCGTCGTATCATCGTCGATCGGCCATTCCTGGAACCGCCAATGACCCTACGGACAAttcttctcagccttcTAAGCGGTACAAGCTGGACCCTATCAGCGCAGACCACTTTGCTCCTCCACACGATTATGCACATGGTCGATGGACAGGTTTGACACAGGGGCTTCTGGAGCAATACAACTCGCTTGTTGGCCGAGAACGGCAACTAGTGTCGGAAATCGAGTCGCACAGGAAGCTCGCAACTACGCAGCAGCTCAAAATGGAGTCTCAACAGGACGAGATTGCGCGTCAGGTGCGTCAACACGCGTCCTTCGAGGAGACTATTGGCAAGCTGGAGCGAAAGATCGAACGAGGAGAATCAGATGCGGTTCGAAAAGAGGAGGCAGTTGTTCGATTGCAGGATGAGGTTGCTTCTCTGAAGGCTATTTTGGCTTCTGGAGAGGACGCAGACATCAAAACCAAAcagcaggaggagattcAGGCGCTGAAGACGAGCCTGCAAAAGGCCAATGCTACTGCTGATGCTCGGTCCAATGAGAATGACTACATGCGTTCCGAATACCAAAAGGCATCCGAGAGCGCGTCCGAGGCGTTGGCGAAGGTGGGATTGCTTACAACCGAGCTGGCTGAGGCCAACCAGCGTGCCGATGGTGAGTTTTCTGCCCTCAGAAAGCTCACATTCGACGAAGAGCGAGAAATTCGGGATTCGGAGATTGCAGAGCTCAAGGTTAAGGTGGAGAACttggaggagcagctcaagagACAGAGCGAGGCAGCTCCCAAGACATCACGTGCGAGGTACGGTGTGAGATCGAGCTCGGTTCCTAGACGAGCTCTTTCTCCTGCCGATGGACCTAATACGCAGTCAGAGTAG
- a CDS encoding uncharacterized protein (Compare to YALI0E28292g, similar to uniprot|Q10138 Schizosaccharomyces pombe Hypothetical protein C3H8.02 in chromosome I): MYPWVPPSASQTRLSVASPPFSSNNRANHRHCACISMSSSSSLSFNTTNDITNDTIMVAALPGRMGNLTPEQTAQLKDMWAHLMAAIGALDDENLKEVTRAVQEMDFEAGKVAAAKHGTPIDDVSALDLAAFAEVRKTMSIEQLRLAFWDMVHGDSPDNLLLRFLRARKWDVGKALAMMARTFHWRVFDGKVAETELWGEAGALRDGDDEFLLQFRSKKCFIHGNDKEGRPVVHARPVNHNPKLQTQETIEKFTVHVCETTRLMLHEPVDSATVVFDMKGFGLSNMDYNAVKFVIQCFEAHYPECLGVLLVHRAPWVFSGIWKIIKPWLDPVIAKKIHFTSNTKDVEKFIDISNIPKDMGGTDPYQYVYVEPKEGEAAKTEDSETRKKLENDRLKLYEEMEQNTVAWIKAVTPEEEKQVLADRKVVTQKLRSQWWDLDPYQRAPSILDRIGDIKYE; the protein is encoded by the coding sequence ATGTACCCGTGGGTACCCCCCTCTGCCTCCCAAACACGTCTTTCAGTAGCCTCCCCGCCATTTAGCTCTAACAACCGAGCTAATCACAGACATTGTGCATGTATAAGTATGAGTAGCAGTTCTTCACTCTccttcaacaccaccaacgacatcaccaacgacaCGATTATGGTGGCCGCTCTTCCAGGACGAATGGGCAATCTCACGCCCGAGCAGACAGCCCAGCTCAAAGACATGTGGGCCCATCTGATGGCTGCTATTGGAGCTCTGGATGACgagaacctcaaggaggtgacTCGAGCTGTGCAGGAAATGGACTTTGAGGCCGGCAAGGTGGCTGCCGCCAAGCACGGCACCCCCATTGATGATGTGAGCGCGCTAGATCTGGCTGCCTTTGCCGAGGTTCGAAAGACCATGTccattgagcagctgcGTCTGGCCTTTTGGGATATGGTCCACGGAGATTCTCCCGACAACTTGCTTCTGcggttcttgagagcccGAAAATGGGATGTGGGTAAGGCGCTGGCAATGATGGCCAGGACGTTTCACTGGCGGGTGTTTGACGGCAAGGTGGCCGAGACTGAGCTTTGGGGAGAGGCCGGAGCTCTTCGGGACGGAGACGACGAGTTTCTGCTCCAGTTCCGATCCAAAAAGTGCTTTATCCACGGaaacgacaaggagggaCGACCTGTGGTCCACGCTCGACCTGTCAACCATAACCCCAAGCTGCAGACCCAAGAAACCATTGAGAAGTTCACTGTCCATGTATGTGAGACTACTCGTCTGATGCTGCATGAACCCGTGGACTCCGCTACCGTGGTGTTCGATATGAAGGGCTTTGGTCTGTCTAACATGGACTACAATGCTGTCAAGTTTGTTATTCAGTGTTTCGAGGCCCATTACCCCGAGTGTCTGGGAGTTCTGCTGGTCCACCGAGCCCCCTGGGTCTTTTCCGGTATCTGGAAGATCATCAAGCCCTGGCTGGATCCCGTTATCGCCAAAAAAATCCACTTTACAAGTAACACCAAGGATGTTGAAAAGTTCATCGATATCAGCAACATCCCCAAGGATATGGGCGGTACAGATCCCTACCAGTATGTCTATGTGGAGCCCAAAGAGGGAGAGGCTGCCAAGACTGAGGACTCTGAGACGcgaaagaagctggagaatgACCGTCTCAAGCTgtacgaggagatggagcagaACACTGTGGCCTGGATTAAGGCTGTTACTCCCGAGGAAGAGAAACAGGTACTGGCCGACCGAAAGGTCGTCACTCAGAAGCTCAGATCGCAGTGGTGGGACCTGGATCCTTATCAGCGAGCCCCTTCTATCCTAGATAGAATTGGAGACATCAAGTATGAGTAA
- a CDS encoding uncharacterized protein (Compare to YALI0E28248g, similar to uniprot|P20133 Saccharomyces cerevisiae YPR176c BET2 geranylgeranyltransferase type II beta subunit) → MHAREALPREDVIKFVLNCQKPNGGFGAAPNHDAHITFTLSAVQILLIEDALDKIDADQIADYIVSLHNQETGEVSGDEYGEVDTRFLYIALNCLSILGKLDRLNVEAMAKWIAACQNLDGGFGMVPGAESHAAQAFTCIGALTIAGKLDLIDGDLACWWLSERQLPEGGLNGRPEKLPDVCYSWWVLSCLAMMKKLHWINRDKLRDFILKAQDEDDGGIADREGDVADVFHTNFGLCGLSLLGTDGLDQVNPVYCLPQKVMHRVKQDPWNGKDLSK, encoded by the coding sequence ATGCATGCCAGAGAGGCTCTTCCTCGTGAAGACGTGATCAAATTTGTGCTAAACTGCCAAAAACCGAATGGAGGGTTCGGAGCCGCGCCAAATCACGACGCCCACATCACTTTCACGCTTTCGGCTGTTCAAATTCTTCTGATTGAGGATGCtctcgacaagattgatgCCGACCAGATTGCAGACTACATTGTCTCGCTGCACAATCAGGAGACGGGTGAGGTCTCGGGTGATGAATACGGCGAGGTGGATACTCGGTTCCTGTACATTGCTCTCAACTGCTTGTCTATCCTGGGAAAGTTGGATAGACTGAACGTGGAAGCTATGGCCAAATGGATAGCTGCTTGCCAGAATCTTGATGGTGGCTTTGGAATGGTTCCCGGAGCAGAGAGTCATGCTGCTCAGGCCTTCACATGCATTGGAGCTCTCACTATAGCCGGAAAGCTGGATCTGATAGATGGGGATTTGGCCTGTTGGTGGCTCAGTGAACGGCAACTGCCAGAGGGAGGACTCAATGGTCGACCGGAGAAACTGCCGGACGTGTGTTACTCGTGGTGGGTGCTGTCTTGTCTGGCCAtgatgaagaagctgcATTGGATCAACCGAGACAAACTACGAGATTTCATTTTGAAAGCTCAAgacgaagatgatggaggtATTGCTGATCGAGAGGGTGACGTGGCCGACGTATTTCACACGAATTTTGGCCTCTGTGGCTTGTCACTGCTGGGTACAGATGGTCTGGATCAAGTGAACCCTGTCTACTGTCTTCCCCAGAAGGTTATGCATAGAGTCAAGCAGGATCCTTGGAACGGTAAGGATTTGAGCAAGTAA
- a CDS encoding uncharacterized protein (Compare to YALI0E28259g, gnl|GLV|YALI0E28259g [Yarrowia lipolytica] some similarities with uniprot|Q6C7W6 Yarrowia lipolytica YALI0D24816g) translates to MQPSRPQLAINPFIKHSVSYLPHGRDFVRTAGNLKTLALWLTPVLGWAFGVYAYKRVKFDKQAGIYQSFGHSTFDPRFMNKKPESA, encoded by the coding sequence ATGCAGCCCTCTCGACCCCAGCTCGCCATCAACCCCTTCATTAAGCACTCCGTCTCTTACCTCCCCCACGGACGAGATTTTGTGCGAACTGCTGGTAACCTCAAGACCCTTGCTCTATGGCTTACCCCCGTTCTGGGCTGGGCTTTTGGTGTCTACGCCTACAAGCGAGTCAAGTTTGACAAGCAGGCCGGTATCTACCAGTCCTTTGGTCACTCCACTTTTGACCCTCGATTCATGAACAAGAAGCCTGAGTCTGCTTAA